The following proteins come from a genomic window of Helicobacter canadensis MIT 98-5491:
- a CDS encoding GNAT family N-acetyltransferase, translating to MIITQPTLKNIPQMREILKPEIERGVILERPLDVMANMIRSYHIAWEEAETLNSQQKLALENKKLEDLKNPTMLGFCALHIHSLELAEIRSLIVAPFAQRKGVASALIVDCLKEGKALGISKVLVLTYKRVLFEKLGFNEISKEKIPNQKIWADCILCKHFPLCDEIALIKKI from the coding sequence ATGATTATTACACAACCAACACTAAAAAATATCCCGCAAATGCGCGAGATACTTAAGCCTGAAATTGAACGCGGAGTGATTTTAGAGAGACCTTTAGATGTAATGGCAAATATGATTCGATCTTATCATATTGCTTGGGAAGAAGCAGAAACCCTAAACTCCCAACAAAAACTCGCTTTAGAAAATAAAAAGCTAGAAGATTTAAAAAATCCCACAATGCTAGGCTTTTGTGCATTGCATATCCATTCTTTGGAGTTAGCAGAGATTCGCAGTCTTATTGTCGCACCTTTTGCACAAAGAAAAGGTGTGGCTAGTGCTTTGATAGTTGATTGTCTCAAAGAAGGCAAAGCTCTAGGCATTAGCAAAGTTTTAGTTTTAACCTATAAAAGGGTTTTGTTTGAAAAATTAGGTTTTAATGAGATTAGCAAAGAAAAGATTCCTAATCAAAAAATTTGGGCAGATTGTATTTTATGCAAGCATTTTCCTCTATGCGACGAAATCGCACTGATAAAAAAAATCTAA
- the hisB gene encoding imidazoleglycerol-phosphate dehydratase HisB, translating into METLTRNTKETQITASLEVYGAGIANIQTGIGFFDHMLQSLCKHASWNLNLECKGDLEVDYHHSVEDCGIVIGQLLKNSLFPIQKVERFGNSAVVMDEACVECDLDLSNRPFLVFEVKTEGKVGSFDCELIEEFFRALVFNAGLSVHIIQKRGKNRHHLIEASFKAFGVALRRACVKNEKIGIPSTKGVL; encoded by the coding sequence ATGGAAACTTTAACAAGAAATACCAAAGAAACTCAAATCACTGCAAGTTTGGAAGTCTATGGTGCAGGTATCGCAAATATCCAAACAGGAATCGGCTTTTTTGATCATATGCTACAATCACTCTGCAAACACGCTTCTTGGAATCTAAACTTGGAATGCAAAGGGGATTTAGAAGTAGATTATCACCATAGCGTTGAAGATTGTGGAATTGTCATTGGACAGCTTCTTAAAAACTCTCTTTTTCCTATCCAAAAGGTTGAGCGCTTTGGCAATAGTGCTGTAGTAATGGATGAAGCGTGTGTAGAGTGCGATTTGGATCTTAGCAATCGCCCTTTTTTAGTTTTTGAAGTCAAAACAGAGGGTAAAGTCGGCAGTTTTGATTGTGAATTAATTGAAGAGTTTTTTAGAGCTTTAGTCTTTAATGCCGGTTTATCAGTGCATATCATACAAAAAAGAGGCAAGAATCGTCATCACCTTATTGAAGCTAGTTTCAAAGCCTTTGGTGTAGCTTTGCGTCGTGCTTGTGTCAAAAATGAAAAAATAGGAATCCCAAGCACCAAAGGCGTCTTATGA
- a CDS encoding KdsC family phosphatase, with translation MIKLIVLDVDGTLTDGKITYDNEGNELKSFNVKDGLGIAAWIKLGKQVAIITGRKSQIVENRAKELGITHIKQGISNKAKALYEILEQSQIQINEVAIIGDDLNDLSMFKIAKHTFAPKDSAKEIQKIAHTTLSKKGGKGAVREMIDILIKQENLEAKLYEIF, from the coding sequence ATGATAAAATTAATCGTGCTTGATGTTGATGGCACCCTAACTGATGGCAAAATCACTTATGATAATGAGGGAAATGAACTTAAAAGTTTCAATGTCAAAGATGGACTTGGGATTGCTGCTTGGATTAAGCTTGGCAAACAAGTAGCAATTATTACAGGCAGAAAATCACAAATTGTAGAAAATCGTGCCAAAGAGCTTGGAATCACCCATATTAAACAAGGAATCTCCAACAAAGCTAAGGCACTTTATGAAATTCTAGAACAATCCCAAATCCAAATTAATGAAGTTGCTATTATTGGTGATGATTTAAATGATTTATCAATGTTTAAGATTGCTAAACACACTTTTGCTCCTAAAGATTCTGCCAAAGAAATCCAAAAAATTGCCCACACAACCCTAAGCAAAAAAGGTGGCAAAGGTGCAGTGCGAGAAATGATTGATATTCTTATTAAACAAGAAAACTTAGAGGCAAAGCTCTATGAAATTTTCTAA
- the yihA gene encoding ribosome biogenesis GTP-binding protein YihA/YsxC — MTYTLSKASFFTSAQNLSQCPPPLLSEIAFLGRSNVGKSTFINLLCKQKNLAKSSQTPGKTQLINFFLTHWKQKDSNEILQIYLVDLPGFGYAKVSKSQKELWNKNLIEFLKKRDSIRLFVHLRDSRHPYLEIDSNLIEFLTPFLRKDQKILQIFTKFDKLNSTQKTNLKKEFPNALFSSSLQKNNLQEISDFILNHTLGIQTKLGEAK; from the coding sequence ATGACTTACACTCTCTCTAAGGCTAGTTTTTTTACCTCCGCACAAAATCTCTCCCAATGCCCCCCACCACTTCTAAGTGAAATTGCCTTTTTAGGGAGAAGCAATGTAGGAAAAAGCACTTTTATCAATCTTCTTTGCAAACAAAAAAATCTAGCCAAAAGCTCTCAAACTCCAGGCAAAACGCAACTGATTAACTTTTTTTTAACACATTGGAAGCAAAAAGATAGCAATGAGATTTTACAAATTTATCTAGTTGATTTACCCGGATTTGGTTATGCCAAAGTTTCCAAATCCCAAAAAGAACTTTGGAATAAGAATCTCATTGAATTTCTAAAAAAACGCGATAGTATCCGACTTTTTGTGCATTTACGCGATAGTCGCCACCCTTATTTAGAAATTGATTCTAATCTCATTGAATTCCTAACTCCATTTTTAAGAAAAGATCAAAAAATTTTGCAAATCTTTACTAAATTTGACAAACTCAATTCCACACAAAAAACCAATCTTAAAAAAGAATTTCCCAATGCACTTTTTTCTAGCTCTTTGCAGAAAAATAACCTCCAAGAAATAAGCGATTTCATTCTTAATCATACACTTGGAATTCAAACAAAACTTGGAGAGGCAAAATGA
- a CDS encoding lytic transglycosylase domain-containing protein, whose product MKIILTLLLSFSFALSQFNSTAYDLKSEEVLKTFDVNPDFLNNPYFINVKNSFLEEIKQDYLLKKFKDNYEFIPTLKTMFLEENIPQEFLYLAMIESGFSLSAKSNKRAVGMWQFIPKTAQALGLDINAQIDERKDLIKSTKAAIIYLKSLKEQFGKWYLAAIAYNCGEGRLKKAIKEANSDSLSILLDTEKKYIPLESRMYIRKILSLSLLFHNINMLKTNDYDYFLNRGANSLLATIQVAPATPLAKIAKDANLPLNKLKAYNPQFKRNITPTYAKIYSVYLPYQFLATYKANTIDKVAIQNRPYLLHRVNKGDTIYSISKHYGVSSKIITQYNAIKNANALSINQEIVIPLEQG is encoded by the coding sequence ATGAAAATTATTCTCACTTTACTTTTATCTTTCAGTTTTGCTTTATCGCAGTTTAATTCCACCGCCTATGATCTCAAAAGCGAAGAAGTGCTAAAAACCTTTGATGTCAATCCGGACTTTTTAAACAATCCTTATTTTATTAATGTCAAAAACTCTTTTTTAGAAGAAATCAAACAAGATTATTTACTCAAAAAATTTAAAGACAATTATGAATTTATCCCGACTTTAAAAACTATGTTTTTAGAAGAAAATATCCCTCAAGAATTTCTCTATCTTGCAATGATTGAATCAGGCTTTTCACTTTCTGCAAAATCCAATAAACGCGCTGTTGGAATGTGGCAATTTATACCAAAAACCGCTCAAGCCTTAGGGCTAGACATTAATGCACAAATTGATGAACGCAAAGATCTTATCAAATCCACCAAAGCCGCTATCATTTATCTAAAAAGTTTAAAAGAGCAATTTGGGAAATGGTATCTTGCAGCTATCGCTTACAATTGCGGAGAAGGACGACTTAAAAAAGCCATCAAAGAGGCTAATAGCGATTCTCTTAGCATACTCCTAGATACAGAAAAAAAATATATTCCTCTTGAAAGCCGTATGTATATCCGAAAAATCCTTTCACTCTCACTCTTGTTTCACAATATCAATATGCTTAAAACCAATGATTATGATTATTTTTTAAACCGCGGAGCTAACTCTCTTTTAGCCACAATTCAAGTTGCACCTGCTACTCCTCTTGCAAAAATCGCAAAAGATGCCAATCTCCCTTTAAATAAACTCAAAGCGTATAATCCGCAATTTAAACGCAACATTACTCCTACATACGCTAAAATCTATTCTGTTTATTTACCCTATCAGTTCTTAGCCACTTACAAAGCAAATACGATTGATAAAGTTGCCATTCAAAATAGACCTTATCTGCTCCATCGTGTCAATAAAGGCGACACAATCTATTCCATTTCTAAACACTATGGAGTTTCCTCAAAAATCATCACACAATACAACGCTATCAAAAATGCCAACGCTCTTTCTATCAATCAAGAGATTGTGATTCCCTTGGAACAAGGATAA
- the lptA gene encoding lipopolysaccharide transport periplasmic protein LptA has translation MKIFILILTFLFPLIADEIIIDAQELIADEKSKVTQLRGNVQITRINDKLNCDEAYIFLDKNNKPNKMQALGNVKFWLTLENNRKIQGKANELIYFPNLQEYQIIGNAFVEEPAKKNEVKGEKIIIRYKEGYINIVGDNKAPARLIFKLDKEAKQ, from the coding sequence ATGAAAATTTTTATTTTAATACTCACCTTTTTATTCCCTTTAATTGCTGATGAAATCATTATTGATGCACAAGAGCTCATTGCTGATGAAAAAAGTAAAGTTACCCAATTAAGAGGAAATGTGCAAATTACAAGAATAAATGATAAACTTAATTGCGATGAAGCTTATATTTTCTTAGACAAAAACAATAAGCCCAATAAAATGCAGGCACTAGGAAATGTAAAGTTTTGGCTCACTTTGGAAAATAATCGCAAGATTCAAGGTAAAGCCAATGAACTTATCTATTTTCCAAATCTTCAAGAATACCAAATCATTGGCAATGCTTTTGTAGAAGAACCTGCTAAAAAAAATGAAGTCAAAGGGGAAAAAATTATTATCCGTTACAAAGAGGGCTATATTAATATTGTTGGCGACAATAAAGCTCCAGCGCGCCTAATATTCAAACTCGATAAAGAAGCAAAACAATGA
- the mrdA gene encoding penicillin-binding protein 2 — MHKRLYFVFFCFVVFWLILLIRIFDLSILKNEQYQEQATKNILREEIIAPIRGEIFDRNGEPLATNNIGFTISLPPNLSLRSNLPILEKEIEYLLTFFPQYTKEELIKKYRQKDSPYNHDFIPIIDFVEHDFILKYYPQFAQNELLRITPLARRYYPHHQSASHIIGYVSRANERDIELQPISNYTQNIGKEGLEKQYDDFLQGNLGKRIIKVDALNQEIQTLSHQDSKEGDSLITTLDIKLQKAMDQAFEGKNGAAIIMDATNGEILAAGSYPEYDLNQFIGGISHDNWNALRDSPYKPLINKFANGLYPPGSVIKMGMGLAFLEYADIDENKELDTPPFVESGGRKFRDWKKEGHGKSDLYKALKRSVDVYFYLLSQKVDFEDIANVLKQMGLGEKTGVDLPSESRGIVPSPNLKLKRFKDKWYEGDSIISSIGQGMFLTTPLQIANYTALIATEKLPTPHFAKQIQNEVQSYPPKDVLNDFQRSKMGVLREGMRQVCSEVGGTAYYATRASRVKLACKTGTAQVVGISQQDEERIKEEELDYFHRSQAWITGFLPIDNPKYVITIMVEHGGSGSGAGGPLLAELANALIDWGYVKETRNKKE; from the coding sequence ATGCATAAGCGTCTGTATTTTGTCTTTTTTTGCTTTGTGGTGTTTTGGTTAATTTTATTAATTAGAATCTTTGATTTAAGTATTCTCAAAAACGAGCAATATCAAGAACAAGCCACAAAAAATATATTGCGTGAAGAAATCATTGCTCCTATTAGGGGAGAAATTTTTGATCGCAATGGAGAACCATTAGCCACTAACAACATAGGTTTTACAATTTCACTTCCGCCTAACTTATCTTTGCGATCTAATTTACCTATCTTAGAAAAAGAAATTGAATATCTTTTGACATTTTTTCCACAATACACTAAAGAAGAATTGATAAAAAAATATCGTCAAAAAGATTCGCCTTATAATCACGACTTTATTCCCATTATTGACTTTGTAGAACACGACTTTATTTTGAAATATTATCCACAATTTGCTCAAAATGAACTCTTAAGAATCACGCCTCTAGCAAGACGCTATTATCCTCACCACCAAAGTGCTTCGCATATTATTGGTTATGTTAGCAGGGCAAATGAAAGGGATATAGAACTTCAGCCTATTTCTAATTACACTCAAAATATTGGAAAAGAGGGATTAGAGAAGCAATATGATGACTTTTTGCAAGGAAATCTTGGCAAACGCATTATAAAAGTTGATGCACTCAATCAAGAGATTCAAACTCTCTCTCACCAAGATTCTAAAGAGGGCGATTCTTTAATCACTACTTTAGATATTAAATTACAAAAAGCAATGGATCAAGCTTTTGAAGGTAAAAATGGTGCAGCTATCATTATGGATGCCACTAATGGAGAGATTCTTGCTGCGGGAAGCTATCCTGAATACGATCTAAATCAATTCATTGGCGGAATCTCACACGATAATTGGAATGCCTTGCGTGATAGCCCTTACAAACCTCTTATTAATAAATTTGCAAATGGCTTGTATCCACCAGGATCAGTTATTAAAATGGGAATGGGATTAGCCTTTTTAGAATATGCAGACATCGATGAAAACAAAGAACTCGACACTCCGCCTTTTGTTGAATCAGGCGGACGAAAATTTCGCGATTGGAAAAAGGAAGGACACGGAAAATCCGATCTTTACAAAGCTTTAAAACGAAGTGTGGATGTGTATTTTTATCTCCTTTCTCAAAAAGTTGATTTTGAAGATATTGCCAATGTTTTAAAGCAAATGGGATTAGGCGAAAAAACCGGAGTTGATTTACCTAGTGAATCTCGAGGGATTGTCCCTTCTCCTAACCTAAAACTCAAACGCTTTAAAGACAAGTGGTATGAGGGTGATAGCATTATTAGCTCCATAGGACAAGGTATGTTTCTCACTACTCCTTTGCAAATTGCAAACTACACAGCTCTCATCGCAACAGAGAAACTCCCCACTCCTCATTTTGCCAAGCAAATTCAAAATGAAGTCCAATCTTATCCGCCCAAAGATGTCCTTAATGATTTTCAAAGAAGCAAAATGGGAGTTTTAAGAGAAGGAATGCGACAAGTTTGCAGTGAAGTTGGTGGAACCGCCTATTATGCTACACGCGCTAGTAGAGTTAAACTAGCTTGCAAAACAGGGACTGCACAAGTTGTTGGGATCTCACAACAAGATGAAGAAAGAATTAAAGAAGAAGAATTGGATTATTTTCATCGATCACAAGCTTGGATTACAGGATTTTTACCCATTGATAATCCCAAATATGTGATTACAATTATGGTAGAGCACGGCGGTAGTGGTTCTGGTGCTGGAGGACCTCTTTTAGCAGAACTCGCCAATGCCTTAATAGATTGGGGTTATGTCAAAGAGACACGCAATAAAAAGGAATAA
- the pseB gene encoding UDP-N-acetylglucosamine 4,6-dehydratase (inverting) codes for MFNGKNILITGGTGSFGKQYTKTLLERYKPQKIVIFSRDELKQYEMAQVYNDSCMRYFLGDVRDEARLKEATNGIDFIIHAAALKQVPAAEYNPTECIKTNIYGAQNVISAALANGVEKVIALSTDKAANPINLYGATKLASDKLFVAANNMTGSRKTRFSVVRYGNVIGSRGSVVPFFQKLIAQGAKELPITDTEMTRFMITLQQGVDFVLKNFERMKGGETFVPKIPSMKITEVAKALAPNLPHKIIGIRPGEKIHETMCPSDDSHITYEFSDHFVIAPTIQFNFITDFSTNALGEVGKLVKRGFEYNSGSNTQWLNTEAFLKLLGD; via the coding sequence GTGTTTAATGGTAAGAATATCTTAATTACAGGCGGAACGGGTAGTTTTGGGAAGCAATATACCAAAACTCTGTTAGAGCGTTACAAGCCTCAAAAAATTGTAATTTTCTCTCGTGATGAACTCAAGCAATATGAAATGGCACAAGTTTATAATGATTCTTGTATGCGGTATTTTTTAGGTGATGTGAGAGATGAGGCAAGATTAAAAGAAGCTACAAATGGGATTGACTTTATTATTCACGCAGCAGCACTTAAGCAAGTCCCTGCTGCAGAATACAATCCTACAGAATGTATTAAGACAAATATTTATGGGGCGCAAAATGTGATTAGTGCAGCCTTGGCTAATGGAGTAGAAAAAGTAATTGCCCTCTCTACAGACAAAGCTGCCAATCCTATCAATCTTTATGGAGCCACAAAACTTGCTAGTGATAAACTTTTTGTAGCGGCTAATAATATGACAGGAAGTCGAAAAACTCGTTTTTCTGTTGTGCGTTATGGGAATGTTATTGGTTCAAGAGGTTCTGTTGTGCCATTTTTCCAAAAATTAATTGCACAAGGCGCTAAAGAATTACCCATTACAGATACAGAGATGACGCGGTTTATGATTACTTTGCAGCAAGGGGTGGATTTTGTTTTGAAAAATTTTGAGAGAATGAAAGGTGGAGAGACCTTTGTTCCAAAGATTCCTTCAATGAAAATCACTGAAGTGGCTAAGGCTCTTGCTCCAAATTTACCTCATAAGATTATTGGGATTCGCCCTGGAGAAAAAATCCATGAGACAATGTGCCCAAGTGATGATAGTCATATCACTTATGAATTTAGTGATCATTTTGTGATTGCTCCAACAATTCAATTTAATTTTATTACGGATTTTAGCACTAATGCATTAGGGGAAGTGGGAAAATTAGTCAAAAGAGGTTTTGAATACAATTCTGGCTCTAATACTCAATGGCTTAACACAGAAGCATTTTTAAAGCTTCTAGGAGATTAA
- the miaB gene encoding tRNA (N6-isopentenyl adenosine(37)-C2)-methylthiotransferase MiaB: MNKKLYIETLGCAMNERDSEHIIAELEEKENYTLTEDPKEADLILINTCSVREKPEKKLFSEIGQYAKIKKEDAKIGVCGCTASHLGNEILKKSKAVNFVLGARNVSKISQILHKDRVAWVDIDYDDSTYVFSSKHNSTLKGMINISIGCDKQCTYCIVPHTRGNEISIPADLILKEAKKLVDNGTKEILLLGQNVNNYGRRFSNDHRKINFTQLLNEISQINGLERIRFTSPHPLHMDDEFINEFANNPKICKAIHMPLQSGSTKILQKMKRGYSKEWFLDRVAKMRALIPDLSIGTDIIVGFPTESEEDFLDTLDVLEKVRFDTLYSFIYSTRPHTQAATWLDNGEIQLLDEEIAKNRLMILKDRHKEILAQENAKQLGKIHPVLFESYDEENFLLEGRSDTNKLIRVKAGRNLIGEICNVKISEIKGAQLIGELL, translated from the coding sequence TTGAATAAAAAACTCTATATTGAAACTTTAGGTTGTGCGATGAATGAACGCGATAGCGAACACATCATCGCTGAACTTGAAGAAAAAGAGAATTACACTCTAACAGAGGATCCAAAAGAAGCCGATTTGATTCTTATTAACACTTGTAGTGTGCGTGAAAAACCTGAAAAAAAACTTTTTTCTGAAATTGGACAATACGCAAAAATCAAAAAAGAAGATGCAAAAATCGGTGTTTGCGGCTGCACTGCAAGCCACTTAGGCAATGAAATTTTAAAAAAATCCAAAGCCGTTAATTTTGTGCTTGGTGCAAGGAATGTTTCTAAGATCTCGCAGATTCTACACAAAGATCGCGTGGCTTGGGTGGATATTGATTATGATGATAGCACCTATGTTTTTAGCTCTAAACACAATTCAACGCTCAAAGGAATGATTAACATCTCGATTGGTTGTGATAAACAATGCACCTATTGCATTGTCCCACACACACGAGGCAATGAAATCTCAATTCCTGCTGATTTAATTCTAAAAGAAGCTAAGAAGCTTGTAGATAATGGCACAAAAGAGATTTTGCTTCTAGGGCAAAATGTGAATAATTATGGTCGACGATTTTCCAATGATCATCGCAAAATTAACTTCACACAACTTTTAAATGAAATCTCACAGATTAATGGTTTAGAAAGAATTCGCTTTACTTCTCCACACCCTTTGCATATGGATGATGAATTTATCAACGAATTTGCAAATAATCCAAAAATTTGCAAAGCAATCCATATGCCCTTGCAAAGTGGTTCTACGAAAATTTTACAAAAAATGAAACGAGGATACTCTAAAGAATGGTTTTTAGATCGCGTTGCAAAAATGCGTGCTTTGATTCCTGATTTAAGTATCGGAACTGATATTATTGTAGGCTTTCCAACAGAGAGTGAAGAAGATTTTTTAGATACCTTAGATGTGTTAGAAAAAGTGCGCTTTGATACACTTTATAGCTTTATTTATTCTACACGCCCACACACACAAGCTGCGACTTGGCTTGATAATGGTGAAATCCAACTCCTTGATGAAGAAATCGCCAAAAATAGATTAATGATTCTAAAAGACAGGCACAAAGAAATCTTAGCACAAGAAAATGCTAAACAATTAGGAAAAATCCACCCTGTGTTATTTGAAAGCTATGATGAAGAAAACTTTCTCTTAGAAGGTAGAAGCGATACTAATAAACTCATAAGGGTAAAAGCAGGGAGAAATCTTATTGGAGAAATTTGCAATGTAAAAATCTCTGAAATCAAAGGCGCACAACTTATTGGAGAACTCCTCTGA
- a CDS encoding septal ring lytic transglycosylase RlpA family protein, translating into MNSSQQSQKATMRPYQINGKWYYPTMVALGETYDGIASWYGPKFHGKKTSNGETYSMYAHTAAHKTLPMNTIVRVTSKENGKSTIVRINDRGPFISGRIIDLSNSAARDIDMLQKGTANVRIEVIGFNGAISNSMPLTKEALATSEYKVATTQTSVQLSKFLVQIGAFRNKNGARRFQQTHANSHGYKAIIKEYSLNGSPIYRVMLSGFKSEAEARDFISLQKIAGAFITTE; encoded by the coding sequence ATGAATAGCAGTCAGCAAAGCCAAAAAGCCACAATGCGTCCCTATCAAATTAATGGCAAATGGTATTATCCAACAATGGTTGCCTTAGGTGAAACTTACGATGGAATAGCAAGTTGGTATGGACCAAAATTTCATGGCAAAAAAACCTCAAATGGTGAAACCTATAGCATGTATGCTCACACAGCAGCCCATAAAACTCTACCAATGAACACCATTGTGCGTGTTACAAGCAAAGAAAATGGGAAATCAACTATTGTTAGAATTAACGATCGCGGACCATTTATTAGTGGCAGAATCATTGATTTATCTAATAGTGCAGCGCGTGATATAGATATGCTCCAAAAAGGAACCGCAAATGTTAGAATCGAAGTAATTGGCTTTAATGGTGCTATTTCTAATTCTATGCCGCTTACCAAAGAAGCACTTGCTACAAGCGAATATAAAGTTGCCACAACGCAAACAAGCGTTCAACTTTCAAAATTCCTTGTGCAAATTGGAGCATTTAGAAATAAAAATGGGGCACGAAGATTCCAACAAACTCACGCAAATTCTCATGGATATAAAGCCATTATCAAAGAATATTCTCTTAATGGCTCACCTATTTATCGCGTTATGCTAAGTGGATTTAAAAGTGAAGCCGAAGCGAGAGATTTTATTTCTCTTCAAAAAATTGCTGGTGCTTTCATTACTACCGAGTAA
- a CDS encoding lysophospholipid acyltransferase family protein produces the protein MENSSEILKMKNLKRKLILFFSPPLIFFLIKFLYKTCKIQYQINPKTLELLQKQQSFILSFWHGNLLMQPCLFGKILKNSPQKAHVLISQHFDGDIISRAIKLFGIDSLRGSSSKGNIKVLLLALRKLQENDFVVITPDGPRGPYHSVADGIVLLSQKSKKPIVSSQVHYQKFWEFKSWDRFQIPKPFSRITYILKEPLWIENLELDEAKTQIQRFMEA, from the coding sequence TTGGAGAACTCCTCTGAAATCTTAAAAATGAAAAATCTTAAAAGAAAACTCATTCTTTTTTTTTCTCCCCCTTTGATTTTTTTTCTCATCAAATTTCTTTATAAAACCTGCAAGATTCAATATCAAATTAATCCAAAAACACTAGAATTACTCCAAAAACAGCAAAGTTTTATTTTATCCTTTTGGCACGGGAATTTACTTATGCAGCCTTGCCTTTTTGGAAAAATTCTAAAAAATAGCCCACAAAAAGCCCATGTGCTTATTAGCCAACATTTTGATGGGGATATTATTAGCCGTGCAATCAAACTTTTTGGAATTGACTCCTTGAGAGGATCTAGCTCCAAAGGAAACATTAAAGTTTTACTTCTAGCTCTAAGAAAACTTCAAGAAAATGATTTTGTAGTGATCACTCCAGATGGACCAAGGGGACCTTATCATAGCGTTGCAGATGGAATCGTATTGCTTTCTCAAAAATCAAAAAAACCTATTGTCTCTTCACAAGTTCATTATCAAAAATTTTGGGAATTCAAAAGTTGGGATAGATTCCAGATACCAAAACCTTTTAGCCGCATTACCTATATCCTAAAAGAACCTTTGTGGATTGAAAATTTAGAACTAGATGAAGCAAAAACTCAAATTCAACGCTTTATGGAAGCTTAA
- a CDS encoding HP0268 family nuclease → MDIKLVREHINEKPQKVTIKKLEEMLETKKMDIFYCDKENSHKDMMALMDYFEKKGKHVYFREVKYGLDEGDYMYEFHIL, encoded by the coding sequence ATGGATATTAAATTAGTTCGCGAACACATCAATGAAAAACCTCAAAAAGTTACAATCAAAAAATTAGAAGAAATGCTAGAAACCAAAAAAATGGATATTTTTTATTGCGATAAAGAAAATTCCCACAAAGATATGATGGCATTAATGGATTACTTTGAAAAAAAAGGTAAACATGTTTATTTTAGAGAAGTTAAATATGGGCTAGATGAAGGCGATTATATGTATGAATTTCATATACTATAA